A section of the Oncorhynchus gorbuscha isolate QuinsamMale2020 ecotype Even-year linkage group LG06, OgorEven_v1.0, whole genome shotgun sequence genome encodes:
- the gtse1 gene encoding G2 and S phase-expressed protein 1, translating into MDSHANSEFFSLAEEKFDFDVSLSPASSRGDEDDEVFVGPVYHKERCISVGLETIVKENVSSLSSVGEGPSWSPLAVDKFEEICKEANLLASQLVVNQQHPDVGVTNGTLTLSKEEPKEDFVQDAGAKLGMFRKPVDAVLSPIKRETFCVQDSPLKQLPPAIQQRLLRNGEVSNSTTSRVGTSSPVRAGTTTRTKMVLRGRVGLVCNTGVLPSKQQPAARGATATTALQTAKTRPAPAEKTTMLAPPSKGNLGLRRSPGSRNSSRAASCEDLLSDTASIASDISDTSLNSSLQGKRTLVPPSKSGMRAPSAVKAPPPQTRRVTDQRRNTSSSSSSVSSFNSSLSVSPTGKGKLSTSLNSSISGPNGRLPAGKSRLTNPVVSATKTCKSTLISRAPGLPSSTTGARRVISDPGRKLSDQDRFKTVQSTPLKRVEPVATATPLYQTPAKMNVERMSSVPNIPTSSSAKTKDVVKGNPKLKVFIAPTPTSQFKRRLEAVSSPDAPLIMKPKRLMSACSVESLPHKRPVPELFQTPPGGGNKAVQPKMRHPSALPTPVNRRISGIPMLTPNSISRPGRPSLSMAVRPASIQRAIYWSPAQVKGSYQEEVAAAPEEETVQPFSLEDEPEVQPPTPATVPHPEELGVCQDDPEPGMDQVPPPTNKENNHPEPNEESKELENTEKLLEQPQCNLMKTQDVNEVLLVDAPAPVLRPYEKLLIDLSSTPVLIRTASVKPSGGQLIDLSSPLIKWSPEDKDHALNEAPLINLSF; encoded by the exons ATGGATTCCCATGCCAACAGTG AATTCTTCTCATTGGCTGAAGAGAAGTTTGATTTTGACGTTTCACTCTCACCTGCCAG CTCAAGAGGAGATGAAGACGATGAGGTTTTTGTTGGTCCGGTCTATCACAAGGAGAGGTGTATCTCCGTCGGTCTGGAGACCATTGTCAAGGAAAACGTCAGCAGTTTATCTTCAGTGGGTGAGGGGCCCAGCTGGAGTCCTTTGGCTGTGGACAAGTTTGAGGAAATCTGCAAGGAAGCCAACCTACTAGCCAGTCAACTAGTTGTCAACCAGCAGCACCCTGATGTAGGGGTAACCAACGGTACACTCACATTGAGTAAAGAAGAACCGAAAGAAGACTTTGTGCAGGATGCTGGGGCCAAACTGGGCATGTTCAGAAAGCCAGTTGATGCTGTCCTAAGCCCTATCAAAAGGGAGACCTTCTGTGTGCAGGACAGTCCATTGAAGCAGCTCCCTCCTGCTATTCAGCAGCGGTTGTTAAGGAATGGTGAGGTTTCTAACTCCACTACGAGCCGTGTTGGCACTTCCAGCCCTGTGAGAGCAGGGACTACGACTCGGACCAAGATGGTGCTCCGAGGAAGGGTAGGGCTGGTCTGCAACACCGGGGTGCTCCCTAGCAAACAACAACCAGCAGCCCGAGGAGCGACCGCGACGACAGCTTTGCAGACAGCCAAGACCAGACCAGCGCCTGCTGAGAAGACCACCATGCTGGCTCCTCCAAGCAAA GGTAACTTGGGGCTGAGGCGTAGCCCAGGTAGTCGTAACTCCAGCAGAGCAGCCTCCTGCGAGGACCTTCTCTCTGACACAGCCAGCATAGCCTCCGACATCAGCGACACCTCCCTCAACTCCAGTCTGCAGGGGAAGAGGACCCTCGTACCCCCTAGCAAG AGTGGGATGCGGGCTCCGTCAGCGGTCAAAGCCCCCCCTCCTCAGACCAGGAGGGTGACTGACCAGAGGAGAAAcacgtcttcctcctcttcctcagtgtccagcttcaactccagtctgtctgtgtcaccCACAGGGAAAG GTAAACTCAGCACGTCCCTCAACTCCAGCATCAGTGGCCCAAATGGCCGCCTGCCTGCTGGCAAGAGCCGACTCACCAATCCTGTTGTGAGTGCCACCAAGACCTGCAAGTCTACCCTCATCAGCCGAGCTCCGGGGCTGCCCTCTTCCACCACAGGCGCACGCCGTGTCATCTCAGACCCGGGAAGGAAGCTCTCTGACCAAGACAGATTTAAAACGGTTCAGTCCACCCCTTTGAAGAGAGTTGAACCGGTGGCCACAGCCACCCCCTTGTACCAGACCCCAGCAAAGATGAACGTGGAGAGAATGTCCTCTGTGCCCAACATCCCCACCTCATCTTCAGCGAAGACTAAGGACGTCGTCAAGGGCAACCCCAAACTCAAGGTGTTCATTGCTCCAACCCCTACTAGTCAGTTCAAGAGGAGGTTGGAAG CTGTTTCATCCCCTGATGCCCCTCTCATCATGAAGCCAAAGAGATTGATGTCTGCTTGCAGTGTGGAAAG TCTCCCCCACAAACGACCAGTTCCAGAGCTGTTCCAGACGCCCCCTGGTGGGGGGAACAAGGCAGTGCAACCCAAGATGAGACACCCCTCTGCCCTTCCCACCCCTGTGAACCGGAGGATCTCTGGTATCCCCATGCTCACCCCGAATAGCATTTCACGGCCAGGCAGGCCTTCCCTGAGCATGGCCGTCCGGCCAGCCTCTATCCAGAGGGCCATCTACTGGAG TCCCGCCCAGGTGAAAGGGAGCTACCAAGAGGAGGTGGCAGCAGCACCAGAAGAGGAGACCGTCCAGCCATTTTCCCTGGAGGACGAGCCAGAGGTGCAGCCCCCCACCCCTGCTACGGTCCCCCATCCAGAAGAGCTGGGGGTATGTCAGGATGACCCAGAACCAGGAATGGACCAGGTGCCTCCTCCGACTAACAAGGAAAACAACCACCCTGAGCCGAATGAAGAATCCAAGGAGCTGGAGAACACTGAAAAGCTGCTAGAGCAGCCTCAATGCAATTTGATGAAGACCCAGGATGTTAATGAG GTTTTGCTGGTAGATGCCCCGGCACCTGTGTTGAGGCCTTATGAGAAACTCCTAATTGACCTCTCCAGCACTCCTGTCCTGATCAGAACAGCCTCTGTGAAGCCCTCTGGTGGTCAG CTGATTGACCTGAGCTCGCCCCTGATCAAATGGAGTCCAGAAGACAAGGACCATGCCTTAAATGAAGCACCCCTGATCAACTTATCCTTTTGA
- the LOC124037580 gene encoding plasma membrane calcium-transporting ATPase 1-like, giving the protein MASNSFHESKRGRHAQANHDVGDFNCSLKELRSLMELRGPEGITRIQECYGDVQGLCTRLKTSPIDGLGGHADDIARRKEEFGQNVIPPKKPKTFLQLVWEALQDVTLIILEVAAIISLGLSFYRPPDAERENCGKAAGGVEDEGEADTGWIEGAAILLSVVCVVLVTAFNDWSKEKQFRGLQSRIEQEQKFTVVRRGQVIQIHVAEIVVGDVAQVKYGDLLPADGVLIQGNDLKIDESSLTGESDHVKKTLDNDPMLLSGTHVMEGSGKILITAVGVNSQTGIIYTLLGAEEDEDDDEDEKAEKERKKREKEEKKKENERKKKEKKEKKDKKDKLDKKNKKDEKNKKGKSKGGAGVEMQPLNSDDGGEEKKKANLPKKEKSVLQGKLTKLAVQIGKAGLFMSGLTVIILITLFMVDTFWIQGLPWVADCTPIYIQFCVKFFIIGVTVLVVAVPEGLPLAVTISLAYSVKKMMKDNNLVRHLDACETMGNATAICSDKTGTLTMNRMTVVQAYLGDRHYRVVPEPDLIPGKVLDLLIMGIGVNCAYTSKIMSPEKEGGLPRQVGNKTECALLGFALDLRRDYMTIRNEVPEEKLFKVYTFNSVRKSMSTVLKNADGSYRMFSKGASEILLKKCCKIMTANGEAKVFKSRDRDDVVKKVIEPMASEGLRTICLAYRDFPPADGEPDWENETDILTGLTCLCVVGIEDPVRPEVPDAIKRCQRAGITVRMVTGDNINTARAIASKCGILQPGDDFLCIDGKEFNRRIRNELGEIEQERIDKIWPKLRVLARSSPTDKHTLVKGIMDSTVQEPRQVVAVTGDGTNDGPALKKADVGFAMGIAGTDVAKEASDIILTDDNFSSIVKAVMWGRNVYDSISKFLQFQLTVNVVAVIVAFTGACITQDSPLKAVQMLWVNLIMDTFASLALATEPPTESLLLRKPYGRNKPLISRTMMKNILGHAVYQLTIIFTLLFAGEQMFDIDSGRYAPLHAPPSEHYTIVFNTFVMMQLFNEINARKIHGERNVFDGIFKNMIFCSIVFGTFIIQIVIVQFGGKPFSCVCLTIDQWLWCVFLGFGCLLWGQVVTTVPTSRLKFLKSAGHGTQQEEIPEEELEEMEDLDEIDHAEMEMRRGQVLWCRGLGRIQTQIRVVNAFRDTMSPYEGLETPESRNSIHNFMTTPEFRIEDSEPQIPLIDDTEGEDDAPTKRNAAQTLPPHSKLATLPSSPNQNNNAVDMIIPLHKESPKISGNPESAVLPACPGSPLNSLETSL; this is encoded by the exons GGTTAGGAGGGCATGCTGACGACATCGCCAGAAGGAAAGAGGAGTTTGGACAGAACGTAATACCTCCAAAAAAGCCAAAAACATTTCTTCAGTTAGTGTGGGAAGCGTTGCAAGATGTGACACTAATTATCCTAGAAGTGGCAGCCATCATTTCATTAGGCCTTTCTTTTTATAGACCTCCAGATGCCGAAAGAGAAA ATTGTGGGAAGGCAGcgggaggagtggaggatgagGGGGAGGCAGACACGGGCTGGATTGAGGGTGCAGCCATCCTCCTGTCTGTCGTCTGTGTGGTCCTGGTGACAGCGTTCAATGACTGGAGTAAAGAGAAGCAGTTCCGCGGGCTGCAGAGCCGTATTGAACAGGAGCAGAAGTTCACGGTGGTCCGCAGAGGTCAAGTCATCCAGATCCACGTGGCTGAGATCGTAGTCGGCGATGTTGCACAAGTGAAATACG GTGACCTTCTTCCTGCTGATGGTGTGCTAATCCAGGGAAATGATTTGAAAATCGATGAAAGCTCTCTAACCGGTGAATCTGACCATGTCAAGAAGACATTGGACAACGATCCCATGCTGCTGTCAG GTACCCACGTCATGGAGGGTTCTGGGAAGATATTGATCACAGCAGTAGGTGTCAACTCCCAGACCGGCATCATTTACACACTACTTGGAGCCGAGGAAGACGAAGATGACGATGAGGACGAAAAGGCGGAGAAGgaaaggaaaaagagggagaaagaggagaagaagaaagagaatgagaggaaaaagaaagagaagaaggaaaAGAAGGACAAGAAAGACAAACTGGACAAGAAAA ATAAGAAAGATGAGAAAAACAAGAAAG GTAAGTCTAAGGGTGGTGCAGGCGTGGAGATGCAGCCCCTAAACAGTGacgatggaggagaggagaagaagaaagccAACCTACCAAAGAAGGAAAAGTCTGTGCTCCAGGGGAAGTTGACCAAATTAGCGGTGCAGATCGGCAAAGCAG GCCTGTTCATGTCGGGATTGACAGTAATCATCCTGATAACTCTGTTTATGGTGGACACCTTCTGGATCCAGGGCCTACCATGGGTCGCGGACTGCACACCCATCTACATACAGTTCTGTGTCAAGTTCTTCATCATAGGTGTAACTGTGCTAGTGGTGGCCGTGCCCGAAGGTCTCCCCTTGGCCGTCACCATCTCATTGGCCTACTCTGTCAAA aAAATGATGAAAGACAACAACCTGGTGAGGCACCTGGATGCCTGTGAAACCATGGGCAACGCCACAGCCATCTGCTCTGACAAAACGGGGACATTAACCATGAACAGGATGACCGTGGTCCAGGCTTATCTGGGAGACAGGCACTACAGGGTGGTTCCTGAGCCTGACCTCATCCCAGGCAAAGTCTTGGACCTGCTCATTATGGGCATCGGAGTCAACTGTGCTTACACTTCCAAGATCATG TCTCCTGAGAAGGAGGGCGGGCTGCCGCGCCAAGTAGGCAACAAGACTGAATGTGCCTTGCTGGGCTTTGCCTTGGATCTGAGACGGGACTATATGACCATCCGCAATGAGGTCCCAGAGGAGAAGCTCTTCAAGGTCTACACCTTCAACTCAGTCAGGAAGTCCATGAGCACGGTGCTAAAGAACGCAGATGGGAGCTACCGCATGTTCAGCAAAGGAGCATCAGAGATCCTCCTGAAGAA GTGTTGTAAGATCATGACAGCCAATGGGGAGGCTAAGGTCTTTAAGTCCAGGGACAGAGATGACGTGGTGAAGAAGGTGATCGAGCCCATGGCCTCCGAGGGCCTCAGGACCATCTGCCTGGCCTACAGGGACTTCCCCCCTGCCGACGGCGAGCCTGACTGGGAAAATGAAACTGACATCCTCACCGGCCTCACCTGTTTGTGTGTGGTGGGCATCGAGGACCCCGTACGGCCAGAG GTACCTGACGCCATTAAGAGGTGTCAGCGCGCTGGCATCACAGTGCGCATGGTCACAGGGGACAACATCAACACGGCTCGGGCCATCGCTAGCAAGTGTGGCATACTGCAGCCCGGAGATGACTTCCTCTGTATAGACGGCAAAGAGTTCAACCGACGAATTAGAAATGAACTGGGAGAG ATTGAGCAGGAGCGCATTGATAAGATTTGGCCCAAACTCCGTGTGCTTGCAAGATCCTCACCCACTGACAAACATACCTTAGTGAAAG GTATAATGGATAGCACTGTACAAGAACCAAGACAAGTTGTTGCTGTAACAGGAGATGGTACTAATGACGGCCCTGCCTTGAAGAAAGCTGATGTTGGATTTGCCATG GGCATTGCAGGCACGGATGTGGCCAAAGAGGCCTCAGACATCATCCTGACAGATGACAACTTCAGCAGCATCGTCAAGGCGGTGATGTGGGGACGGAACGTCTACGATAGCATCTCAAAGTTTCTCCAGTTCCAGCTGACGGTTAATGTGGTGGCTGTCATTGTGGCCTTCACCGGAGCCTGcatcacacag GACTCTCCTCTCAAAGCTGTCCAGATGCTGTGGGTGAACCTGATCATGGACACCTTTGCCTCGCTGGCCCTGGCCACTGAGCCCCCAACTGAGTCTCTCCTGCTGAGGAAGCCGTACGGCCGCAACAAGCCCCTCATCTCTCGAACCATGATGAAGAACATCCTGGGCCACGCTGTCTACCAGCTCACCATCATCTTCACTCTGCTGTTCGCCG GGGAGCAGATGTTCGACATTGACAGTGGGAGGTACGCACCGCTCCACGCACCTCCCTCAGAACATTACACAATTGTCTTCAACACCTTCGTCATGATGCAACTCTTCAACGAGATCAACGCCCGCAAGATCCACGGCGAGCGCAACGTCTTTGACGGCATCTTCAAAAACATGATCTTCTGCTCCATTGTGTTCGGAACGTTCATCATCCAG ATTGTGATAGTGCAGTTTGGAGGGAAACCTTTCAGCTGTGTGTGCCTCACCATCGACCAATGGCTCTGGTGTGTCTTCTTGGGCTTTGGATGTCTACTGTGGGGCCAG GTGGTCACCACTGTCCCCACCAGCCGGCTGAAGTTCCTGAAGTCTGCAGGCCATGGCACGCAGCAGGAGGAGATCCctgaggaggagctggaggagatggaggaccTGGATGAGATCGACCACGctgagatggagatgaggaggggacaGGTCCTCTGGTGCAGAGGTCTAGGCAGGATCCAGACTCAG ATCCGCGTAGTGAATGCCTTCCGAGACACTATGTCCCCCTACGAGGGTCTGGAGACCCCGGAGTCCCGCAACTCCATCCACAACTTCATGACAACCCCAGAGTTCAGGATAGAAGATTCAGAGCCACAGATCCCACTCATCGATGACACAGAGGGGGAGGACGATGCCCCCACCAAGCGCAACGCTGCACAGACTCTGCCCCCACACTCCAAGCTGGCCACCCTCCCGTCCTCGCCCAACCAGAACAATAACGCTGTGGACATGATCATCCCCCTCCACAAGGAGAGCCCAAAGATTAGCGGGAATCCTGAGAGTGCTGTGCTTCCGGCATGCCCTGGGAGCCCGCTGAACAGCCTGGAGACCTCCCTCTGA